Proteins from one Streptosporangium becharense genomic window:
- a CDS encoding helicase-related protein — MADFLGSRAQVLNDLKAELVGPKPLGKALNLSKTITFASKEEARGPWRDAATGEEILHDFRPLRRYGTAVLAPAGEEETLEDSLPEFGTVSDEVLEPLISDQLVEKRQSDISKIKQELDDDLDLSLANTRKQSTMGISVHCQLPDAAKIVVTASFGRYKPFQVDIAGKAVDPWWVRSPVSVRAVFSAKSLAPTGVRRMVYPDEVAVEGADGLEIAVRAYSRRIDGNHLITLTVTNRSSGRGDQTSLFQAEFSALVEGGGVFLPYPEERGRRDLDAEEQSIALLYRHHQTFALGHGCAANWAREPGESTTRVDAVCLPTFETPSITPVIRRENGTELAVGMKVLAAPERRDEAASQVEEIIRRYEQWITDRWGEVPDQHRPAAEAHLRQCEAALARMRRGWELICTDGQIATAFRLANQAMVDQQARSSVSPRETLLDGQGFISVEGDPPTGELPPGRGDWRPFQIAFFLAVVESIAFPQSDDRDNVELIFFPTGGGKTEAYLAVAAFAMFLRRLRDPGDVGTEVIMRYTLRLLTAQQFLRAAALICAMEQLRAGRSDLGSEPYTIGIWLGGATTPNRRDKAVEAWKDMAKEPAQAANKFLLLRCPWCAAKLGPTAEQMKARGRRIRHSVIPGYRYHRNPDRIALECPDNRCPFHRGLPLLVVDEDIYEKPPSMVIGTVDKFAMIPWRPLARALFGRDGSGRQVASPPGLIIQDEFHLISGPLGSMVGMYEAVVEDLCTDRRKAVPVKPKIIASTATIRRYAQQAKAVYGRDRVALFPPSGLTAEDSFFAVWARDERTKQLLPGRLYVGVHAPGLGSIQSVQVRTAAALLQSGGYLPDEQKDPWWTSLWFFNSLRELGNTLSLIQADIPDYLVGIRRREGIEQARFPRTTMELTSRRRNDEIPRAIDELATDFATGKAIDICLASNIIEVGVDIDRLSLMAVVGQPKTTSQYIQVTGRVGRRWQERPGLVVTLYGAAKPRDRSHYERFRSYHERLYAQVEPTSVTPFARPVLRRALRGALVAHVRTTGSVDLPSWPLPHDEADVAAGVLLARAELVDPEELDAVEREVTQALQEWDDWDRAKWEANPVTGDPLNGLMRYAGTAESSGKPSWPVPTSMRNVDAECRAAITDAFNTSGEVS; from the coding sequence ATGGCGGATTTCCTCGGCTCGCGAGCGCAGGTCCTCAACGACCTGAAGGCTGAGCTGGTCGGCCCCAAGCCGCTCGGGAAGGCACTGAATCTCTCGAAGACCATCACATTTGCATCGAAAGAAGAGGCTCGCGGTCCCTGGCGGGATGCCGCCACAGGCGAGGAAATCCTTCACGATTTCAGGCCACTTCGCCGGTACGGCACAGCCGTACTCGCTCCGGCAGGTGAGGAAGAGACTCTGGAGGATTCACTGCCAGAATTTGGCACTGTTTCTGACGAGGTCCTCGAACCGCTGATCAGCGACCAGCTCGTCGAGAAGCGCCAGTCGGACATCTCCAAGATCAAGCAGGAGCTGGACGATGATCTGGATCTCTCCCTGGCGAATACCCGGAAGCAGAGCACGATGGGCATCTCGGTCCACTGCCAGCTCCCCGACGCCGCGAAAATTGTCGTGACCGCATCATTCGGCCGATACAAGCCCTTCCAAGTGGACATCGCGGGTAAGGCCGTGGACCCCTGGTGGGTTCGAAGCCCGGTCTCGGTGAGGGCGGTTTTCAGCGCGAAGAGCCTGGCGCCCACGGGAGTTCGCCGCATGGTGTATCCCGACGAGGTAGCCGTGGAGGGTGCCGATGGCCTGGAAATCGCAGTGCGCGCCTACAGCCGACGTATCGACGGCAATCACCTGATCACGCTCACGGTCACCAACCGCTCTTCCGGCCGGGGCGATCAAACATCGCTCTTTCAGGCAGAGTTCTCCGCCCTAGTGGAAGGCGGAGGCGTGTTCCTTCCCTACCCGGAGGAGCGTGGCCGCCGCGACCTGGACGCCGAAGAGCAATCGATCGCGCTGCTCTACCGGCATCACCAGACCTTCGCGCTCGGCCATGGCTGCGCGGCGAACTGGGCTCGCGAGCCGGGCGAATCGACGACTCGGGTCGATGCGGTTTGCCTGCCGACTTTCGAAACGCCGAGTATCACGCCGGTGATCCGCCGCGAGAACGGCACTGAGCTCGCTGTCGGCATGAAGGTACTCGCCGCCCCAGAGCGGCGAGACGAGGCAGCATCCCAAGTAGAAGAGATCATCCGGCGCTATGAGCAGTGGATCACAGACCGCTGGGGGGAGGTTCCTGACCAGCACCGGCCCGCTGCAGAGGCTCACCTTCGCCAATGCGAGGCGGCTCTCGCTCGCATGCGCCGCGGCTGGGAGCTCATCTGCACGGATGGGCAGATCGCCACCGCCTTTCGTCTCGCCAACCAAGCCATGGTTGACCAGCAGGCAAGGTCAAGCGTCTCCCCCAGGGAGACCTTGCTCGATGGGCAAGGGTTTATCAGCGTTGAGGGAGACCCCCCTACGGGTGAACTGCCTCCCGGACGCGGAGACTGGCGTCCCTTCCAGATCGCCTTCTTCCTGGCCGTTGTCGAGTCAATCGCTTTCCCCCAGAGCGATGACCGGGACAACGTTGAGCTGATCTTCTTCCCCACAGGGGGAGGCAAGACCGAGGCTTATCTGGCCGTGGCTGCCTTCGCGATGTTCCTGCGGAGACTGCGAGATCCCGGTGACGTCGGGACTGAGGTCATCATGAGGTACACACTCCGGCTTCTGACCGCGCAGCAGTTCCTCCGTGCAGCAGCTTTGATCTGCGCCATGGAACAACTCCGCGCTGGCCGTAGCGACCTGGGCAGCGAGCCGTACACCATCGGCATCTGGTTGGGTGGCGCAACGACACCAAACAGGCGCGACAAGGCGGTGGAGGCGTGGAAGGACATGGCCAAGGAGCCTGCCCAGGCAGCCAACAAATTTTTACTGCTGCGCTGCCCATGGTGCGCGGCAAAGCTTGGGCCGACCGCCGAGCAGATGAAGGCCCGCGGCAGACGGATTCGGCATTCAGTTATTCCCGGATACCGTTATCACCGGAATCCTGATCGAATTGCCCTGGAATGCCCCGATAATCGATGCCCCTTCCACCGAGGACTGCCCCTACTGGTCGTAGATGAGGACATCTACGAGAAGCCGCCCTCGATGGTGATCGGCACAGTGGACAAGTTCGCCATGATTCCGTGGCGGCCCCTGGCCCGGGCGCTCTTCGGGCGAGACGGGTCGGGGCGGCAGGTCGCCTCTCCTCCTGGCCTGATCATCCAGGATGAGTTTCACCTGATTTCTGGCCCACTCGGCTCTATGGTGGGTATGTACGAGGCGGTAGTCGAAGACCTCTGCACCGATCGCCGCAAGGCAGTTCCAGTCAAGCCAAAGATCATCGCTTCCACCGCCACCATTCGGCGATATGCGCAGCAGGCGAAGGCAGTGTACGGCCGGGATCGGGTCGCTCTCTTCCCGCCATCCGGACTGACCGCCGAGGACTCCTTTTTCGCCGTATGGGCGCGGGACGAGCGGACCAAGCAACTGCTCCCAGGTCGGCTCTATGTTGGAGTTCACGCACCAGGCCTGGGCTCGATCCAGAGTGTTCAGGTCCGGACAGCCGCGGCACTCCTCCAGTCCGGAGGATACCTGCCCGACGAGCAGAAGGATCCTTGGTGGACTTCCCTATGGTTCTTCAACAGCCTCCGGGAACTGGGCAACACCTTGTCTCTGATCCAAGCGGACATCCCGGATTATCTTGTCGGCATCCGGCGACGCGAAGGAATCGAACAGGCACGCTTCCCCCGGACCACCATGGAGCTCACGAGCCGCCGCCGGAACGACGAAATCCCGCGTGCGATCGACGAACTGGCCACCGACTTCGCCACCGGTAAAGCCATCGACATCTGCTTAGCATCCAACATCATCGAAGTCGGCGTCGACATCGACCGGCTCTCTCTCATGGCCGTCGTCGGCCAGCCCAAGACCACCTCTCAGTACATCCAGGTCACCGGCCGCGTCGGCCGCCGATGGCAGGAACGTCCTGGTCTGGTGGTCACGCTGTATGGTGCCGCCAAGCCGCGTGACCGCTCCCACTACGAACGTTTCCGCAGCTACCATGAACGCCTCTACGCCCAAGTGGAGCCAACCAGCGTCACGCCCTTCGCCCGTCCGGTCCTGAGGCGAGCACTCCGTGGAGCACTGGTCGCGCACGTCCGGACGACCGGATCCGTGGATCTGCCATCGTGGCCTCTTCCTCATGACGAGGCTGATGTTGCAGCTGGCGTCCTACTCGCCAGGGCCGAGCTGGTTGATCCCGAGGAGCTCGACGCCGTCGAACGCGAGGTCACTCAAGCGCTCCAGGAGTGGGACGACTGGGACCGCGCGAAATGGGAGGCGAACCCGGTAACGGGTGACCCCCTCAACGGTTTGATGCGGTACGCCGGCACGGCCGAGAGCAGCGGCAAGCCTTCCTGGCCGGTGCCCACGTCGATGCGCAACGTGGACGCAGAATGCCGTGCCGCGATCACCGATGCCTTCAACACCTCTGGGGAGGTCTCATGA
- the drmB gene encoding DrmB family protein, whose amino-acid sequence MTSGNIRRAQLISPFGVGAMTVMVDGTSVITTGLDHWFEGEDVDVSEFRIDEWRLQKRLRVSHFRLPPDYRPRVPGMPNSPNLLLTIPFLRFPSWSFCPYCKRLEEQPLAYHGKARCPDKQHQAGGKPATKGPAMSQVPFVVICEKGHVGNFPWREWVHRSIQPSCRGVLRLKAVGTGSLSGQLVVCEGCGKVRTLEGVTTATKVDGEASTILSSQLEKGADYACDGWRPWLGGASQPCGHPLRGSLRGASNVYFPLVESSIYLPQSSSTVPPTLLEILNRPNFVTAMNLARKTGDVTVATVRMIDEYNVLKPYTDAQIQQALDEAYGGEMAEEVYDLDELTPTQWRRPEYAMLRNEIDHPNLVVNSAAVPYEHAIRNNFSRVRLVESLRETRALWGFTRLVSSGLKLKEGKSRLWKNQPSPERDWLPAYTVSGEGIYLELDEERLRAWERRDEVQDRANRIAERYRGLPADRLLTPKEITPRFLLIHTIAHLLINQLIFECGYSTASLRERLYVSDERDAPMAGMLVYTAAGDAEGTMGGLVRMGKPGYLERAWAAALANAEWCSTDPICMEAGEGGQGPDSCNLAACHACALLPETACEEFNRFLDRGLVVGSLTEPKLGFFS is encoded by the coding sequence ATGACCAGCGGCAACATTCGCCGAGCTCAGCTCATCTCCCCGTTCGGAGTGGGCGCGATGACTGTGATGGTGGACGGCACTTCCGTCATCACCACTGGGCTCGACCACTGGTTCGAAGGCGAGGACGTTGACGTAAGCGAGTTCAGGATCGACGAATGGCGACTGCAGAAGCGGCTGCGCGTCAGCCACTTCCGGCTGCCACCGGACTACCGGCCCCGGGTCCCGGGAATGCCCAATAGTCCCAACCTCCTGCTCACGATTCCCTTCCTCCGGTTCCCGAGCTGGAGCTTCTGCCCGTACTGCAAGCGATTGGAGGAGCAGCCACTCGCTTACCACGGAAAAGCCCGCTGCCCGGATAAGCAGCACCAGGCGGGCGGCAAGCCCGCTACCAAGGGGCCCGCGATGTCTCAGGTTCCCTTCGTGGTGATCTGCGAGAAGGGACATGTCGGCAACTTTCCCTGGCGGGAGTGGGTTCATCGCAGCATCCAGCCGTCCTGCCGTGGAGTTCTCCGCCTAAAGGCCGTGGGCACCGGTTCCCTATCCGGACAACTCGTCGTGTGCGAAGGGTGCGGCAAGGTTCGCACGCTGGAAGGAGTCACTACGGCTACCAAGGTGGATGGTGAGGCGTCGACCATCCTTAGCAGCCAACTGGAAAAGGGCGCCGACTACGCCTGCGACGGATGGCGGCCGTGGCTTGGCGGAGCGTCCCAGCCATGCGGTCATCCCTTGCGGGGCAGCCTGCGGGGCGCATCTAATGTCTACTTTCCCCTGGTAGAGAGCTCTATCTACCTTCCGCAGAGTTCGAGCACTGTACCGCCTACGCTCTTGGAGATCCTCAATCGCCCGAACTTCGTGACTGCGATGAATCTCGCGCGGAAGACCGGGGACGTGACCGTGGCGACCGTTCGCATGATCGACGAATACAATGTACTCAAGCCGTATACAGACGCCCAGATCCAGCAAGCCCTTGATGAGGCATACGGCGGCGAAATGGCGGAGGAGGTTTACGACCTCGATGAGCTCACCCCAACACAATGGCGGCGTCCCGAGTACGCCATGCTCCGCAACGAGATCGACCATCCAAACCTTGTAGTGAACTCCGCGGCCGTGCCCTACGAGCATGCCATAAGAAATAACTTTTCCCGTGTACGGCTGGTGGAATCGCTGCGCGAGACTCGCGCCCTATGGGGCTTCACCCGATTGGTCTCTTCCGGTCTCAAACTCAAGGAAGGCAAGAGCAGGCTCTGGAAGAACCAGCCCTCCCCCGAACGAGACTGGCTCCCGGCCTACACCGTCTCCGGGGAGGGCATCTACCTTGAACTCGACGAAGAGCGCCTGCGTGCATGGGAGAGGCGTGATGAGGTCCAGGACAGGGCAAACCGCATCGCGGAGCGATACCGCGGCCTTCCCGCCGATCGTCTGCTCACTCCTAAGGAGATTACCCCGCGCTTCCTCCTGATCCACACCATCGCCCATCTGCTCATCAACCAACTGATCTTCGAGTGTGGTTACAGCACCGCCTCACTCCGGGAACGGCTATATGTCTCCGACGAGCGCGACGCGCCGATGGCGGGAATGCTGGTCTATACGGCTGCCGGAGACGCCGAAGGCACCATGGGCGGATTGGTCCGGATGGGCAAGCCGGGGTATTTGGAGCGCGCGTGGGCGGCGGCTCTGGCGAACGCCGAATGGTGCTCGACCGATCCAATCTGCATGGAAGCCGGCGAAGGCGGTCAGGGGCCGGATTCCTGCAACCTCGCTGCATGCCACGCGTGCGCTCTCCTGCCAGAGACTGCTTGCGAGGAGTTCAACAGATTCCTTGACCGTGGACTCGTCGTCGGCTCGCTGACGGAACCCAAACTCGGGTTTTTCAGCTGA
- a CDS encoding very short patch repair endonuclease has protein sequence MVTPFCTRRRAPYDCRWPTTGAKQVMYPGFRGVALIDYMPPPPSRGRHVEECRQPRLERGASVAPRTVDELYRYGVATMPLPSSADVSARMSRQRRRDTAPELAVRKLLHAHGLRYRVAWPIPGMKRRTIDIAFTRTKVAVFIDGCFWHSCPEHATRPASNDTWWSEKLAKNVARDIATNEHLHQAGWRVIRVWEHEDPSEAATRIVDEVMRHGQSGRT, from the coding sequence ATGGTGACGCCTTTCTGCACACGGCGAAGGGCACCATACGACTGCAGGTGGCCTACGACGGGAGCTAAACAGGTGATGTACCCCGGTTTTCGTGGAGTCGCTTTGATTGACTACATGCCTCCGCCCCCTTCGAGAGGTCGACATGTCGAAGAGTGCAGGCAACCGCGTCTGGAACGCGGGGCATCAGTGGCGCCTAGGACCGTGGATGAGCTATACCGTTATGGCGTGGCTACCATGCCTCTTCCCAGCTCGGCCGACGTGTCGGCACGGATGAGCAGGCAACGTCGGAGGGACACTGCCCCTGAGCTCGCCGTGCGGAAGCTGCTGCACGCCCACGGGCTGCGGTATCGAGTGGCCTGGCCAATACCTGGCATGAAACGGCGGACCATCGACATCGCCTTCACACGGACGAAGGTCGCGGTGTTCATAGACGGGTGTTTCTGGCACTCCTGTCCTGAGCACGCCACCCGTCCTGCCTCGAACGACACGTGGTGGTCAGAGAAGCTGGCCAAGAACGTCGCTCGCGACATAGCCACCAACGAGCACCTGCATCAAGCAGGGTGGCGTGTCATTCGTGTATGGGAGCACGAAGATCCATCGGAAGCGGCCACTCGCATCGTCGATGAAGTCATGCGGCACGGACAATCAGGCCGAACATGA
- a CDS encoding FtsK/SpoIIIE domain-containing protein: MTDSSIRALGRFVADEALRKVTDISGARAVLRVSGFDRPTVAEALRRTAQRLLESPDRQVVVKVGTSEPIEGVPVDYLLDPQDQLTKWRNSGQGTAVLLFEWGESPDAQGLAAMNALDDATILGDHHDTSGERGFERFMAEAWREAGGIGTVPALMATRLPEIWRAVTDEAPRSLRRWATFLVETAQKVAATQVHTPDVVYSEISAALPALDLFPDRGLFIKPAALPARIKKNVWVSAFKQPTGKEITEDDLIDRIATTEFSEESLEHIGMDADTARTRMRSLVLKLNGSTPQDARQLRREQDLTLWLEVFEQKSKKIGLGQQIRQEIERSAAERVDEYDAMMIEDALDRGDQESAQRFLDEAPVGGTEPLADLLSKRCRRKVEKLAFPDSQFVHDPLRALLRELTYFSDEEEGSVVVGLEGNQEAGQWSRWLFAFLYARTLRDVQDSTGLRLTLEVKECLLDLTKPRLPQEDEPFDPNIEWAPLRILVEMDGAAQRRFRWDPLGIPGQIALAALIHGWRPPSGHVSNLTFDTFLQKFNEPRHWQVDEPVPEPTSHFASQMERLKQKHFKRISDGLEAENINEYVREWEGILRAARTALVPNNAPNVDLEAVVLTDVVGLADHRMMMLATHPLKLRWLAKNYAEAAGSIKTALNKEGGLSLNQENEDLFFDAIDRISPHGTPAILVGPGGTIAIPMRESAGHEEYAPVRHGGNESKDWLSSVDETAIDEMVRVITDYLTTYPHKLDGLRVLLLDRNGDPVLPMRVAKQMRAKSPRLKVDLVVLAPQATHHEIIQGFDLQFSGAEMSEDSFLPDVQLILQAWEPDQEADLSGLEDTIDLALAPALFGTQTSIKESTKKESLSGSFNSWKHPASHNLAQTSENVVRALLPETADETLESWSTLCVRYDRRSPVSRESVDGIDYFEMQVRFDQHQDLFTTLHRVAHWVVTLDSFIGREQIDALRNRPDVILVKPRVGKNESYTLIVSSQTGQQFVVRRLRRRLEQIGVVTPQDSEGTAKRIYEVGRNVAPGAVLRSLGIGTTVNEVVGLVATRFVIDQQFPVPRQGTSLVTWISFDEHHRWFGRGHKTRADLGRFVLTVQDDGMVRLDILVAESKFRQTFDVGSAEEQLNRTTDLCEDAFRSDGEVRHDRPFWLDELAAAIAQSSGNVLKAADLPARTVIGDDGHRQVEAKVLDALRSEDVQLGQVTGVAVAISAEDDQPAPVVGSLGKHTLVRLNKHELLNLIGALRANQDPADADPLVASRDLGGTVKVSGSAVQTTLTDISAKLPTPEEPTAPAEVVGTTAPTNVPRVVIARHSAAEADPVPPKAHRGGLPEEELRLRYNKVVDVFVRHKVAVSSPEFGKWQEGPGFYIFRFIPNPGVTVDKLTNRRDEIFLALALPSGFSIRTRSDRGSVLFEIPKIDDEKYGVDAKALWQQCPVDPESLIAPLGADIEGNPVTIDLSSADSPHLLVAGTTGSGKSVALDTILKGLIRYDKSALRLRLVDPKGTELVDFEDDPHLDGMIGMDAADAIEILEETVKEMDERYKDMKAIRARKLVEYNAKVDKADRKPWIVVVLDEYADLTSDPEEKKQIEALLKRLTQKARAAGIHVIAATQRPSADVISTTIRSNFPAQLALRVKTATDSRIILDETGAEALAGHGDAFLHTAKGTIRLQVAYDGS, from the coding sequence GTGACCGACAGCAGTATCCGAGCGCTCGGTCGGTTCGTCGCCGACGAAGCGCTGCGCAAGGTCACTGATATCAGCGGAGCCCGTGCCGTCCTGCGAGTCAGTGGATTCGATCGGCCGACCGTGGCCGAGGCTCTCCGTCGCACGGCCCAGAGGCTGTTGGAATCGCCGGACCGTCAGGTTGTCGTCAAGGTCGGCACCTCGGAGCCGATCGAAGGCGTACCGGTTGATTACCTGCTGGATCCGCAGGACCAGCTGACCAAGTGGCGAAATTCGGGACAGGGTACGGCGGTGTTGCTCTTCGAATGGGGGGAGTCGCCGGACGCACAGGGGCTGGCGGCCATGAACGCCCTTGACGACGCCACGATCCTGGGGGATCACCACGACACCTCCGGCGAGCGCGGGTTCGAAAGGTTCATGGCAGAAGCGTGGCGGGAGGCCGGTGGCATCGGCACCGTTCCGGCCCTCATGGCCACCCGTTTGCCGGAGATCTGGCGTGCCGTCACCGATGAGGCGCCCCGGTCCTTGCGCCGCTGGGCGACCTTCCTGGTCGAAACCGCGCAGAAAGTCGCAGCAACTCAGGTCCATACCCCTGACGTGGTCTACTCCGAGATCTCTGCAGCCCTGCCCGCTCTTGATCTCTTTCCGGACCGAGGGCTCTTCATCAAGCCCGCTGCGCTGCCCGCCCGAATCAAGAAGAACGTCTGGGTCAGTGCCTTCAAACAGCCCACCGGCAAGGAGATCACCGAGGACGACCTGATAGATCGCATCGCCACGACTGAGTTCAGCGAGGAGTCCTTGGAGCACATCGGCATGGACGCCGATACTGCCAGAACGCGCATGCGCAGCCTGGTACTCAAGCTCAATGGTTCTACCCCGCAGGATGCTCGTCAGCTTCGCCGTGAGCAGGACCTGACCCTATGGCTTGAAGTGTTCGAGCAGAAGTCCAAGAAGATCGGCCTGGGCCAGCAGATCCGTCAGGAGATCGAGCGGAGCGCCGCAGAGCGGGTCGACGAGTACGACGCCATGATGATCGAAGACGCGCTCGACCGCGGAGACCAGGAATCCGCACAGCGCTTCCTTGACGAGGCTCCCGTCGGAGGAACCGAACCGCTAGCCGACCTGCTGTCCAAGCGATGTCGCCGCAAAGTCGAAAAACTCGCCTTCCCGGACTCTCAATTCGTCCATGACCCACTGCGTGCCCTGCTGCGCGAGCTGACCTACTTTTCCGACGAAGAGGAAGGCTCCGTCGTCGTCGGGCTTGAAGGCAACCAGGAAGCCGGACAGTGGAGCCGCTGGCTGTTCGCCTTCCTGTACGCACGCACCCTGCGAGATGTCCAGGACTCCACCGGACTTCGCCTGACTCTCGAGGTCAAGGAGTGCCTGCTGGACCTGACCAAGCCGCGCCTGCCGCAGGAAGACGAGCCGTTTGACCCGAACATCGAGTGGGCCCCGCTGCGCATCCTGGTCGAGATGGACGGTGCCGCCCAGCGACGCTTCCGCTGGGACCCCCTGGGCATCCCTGGCCAGATCGCTCTGGCGGCCCTCATCCACGGCTGGAGACCTCCCTCCGGCCATGTCAGCAATCTGACCTTTGACACCTTCCTTCAGAAGTTCAACGAGCCCAGGCACTGGCAGGTCGACGAGCCCGTGCCCGAACCCACATCACATTTCGCCAGCCAGATGGAGCGCCTCAAACAGAAGCACTTCAAGCGGATCTCCGACGGGCTCGAGGCCGAGAACATCAACGAATACGTACGCGAATGGGAAGGCATACTCCGCGCAGCTCGCACCGCCCTGGTTCCCAACAACGCCCCGAACGTAGACCTTGAGGCCGTCGTCCTGACCGATGTCGTCGGGCTGGCCGACCACCGCATGATGATGCTGGCCACCCACCCGCTGAAGCTGCGCTGGCTGGCAAAGAACTACGCGGAGGCCGCCGGCAGCATCAAGACGGCCCTGAACAAGGAGGGAGGGCTGAGTCTCAACCAGGAGAACGAGGACCTCTTCTTCGACGCCATCGATCGTATCTCCCCCCATGGGACACCTGCGATCCTCGTCGGGCCCGGCGGCACGATTGCCATTCCGATGCGGGAATCGGCCGGACATGAGGAGTACGCGCCTGTCCGCCATGGCGGCAACGAGTCCAAGGACTGGCTCTCCAGTGTCGATGAGACCGCGATCGATGAGATGGTCCGCGTCATCACCGACTACCTGACGACCTACCCTCACAAGCTCGACGGCCTACGCGTACTACTTCTGGACCGCAACGGCGACCCTGTCCTGCCCATGCGCGTGGCAAAGCAGATGCGGGCCAAGAGCCCTCGTCTGAAGGTCGATCTGGTCGTGCTGGCTCCCCAAGCAACCCATCACGAGATCATTCAGGGTTTTGACCTGCAGTTTTCCGGCGCAGAGATGTCCGAGGACAGTTTCCTGCCCGACGTCCAACTCATCCTGCAAGCATGGGAGCCCGACCAGGAAGCAGACCTGTCAGGGCTGGAAGACACCATCGACCTCGCCCTGGCTCCCGCGCTGTTCGGCACCCAGACTAGTATCAAGGAGAGCACCAAGAAGGAATCCTTGTCGGGTTCCTTCAACTCCTGGAAGCACCCGGCCTCGCACAACCTGGCTCAAACCAGCGAGAACGTCGTAAGAGCGCTGTTGCCCGAGACCGCCGACGAGACTCTTGAGTCCTGGTCGACCTTGTGCGTGCGCTACGACCGCCGTTCCCCGGTCTCTCGGGAGAGCGTCGACGGCATCGACTACTTCGAGATGCAGGTGCGGTTCGACCAGCACCAGGACTTGTTCACCACCCTGCACCGCGTGGCCCACTGGGTCGTCACTCTCGACAGCTTCATTGGACGTGAGCAGATCGATGCCCTGCGTAACCGCCCTGACGTCATCCTGGTCAAGCCCAGAGTCGGCAAGAACGAGTCCTACACCCTTATTGTCAGCTCACAGACCGGCCAGCAGTTCGTCGTCCGGCGACTGCGGCGCCGGTTGGAGCAGATCGGGGTCGTTACTCCGCAGGACTCCGAAGGCACCGCTAAGCGGATCTACGAGGTAGGCCGTAATGTGGCCCCTGGTGCCGTGCTGCGCTCCCTCGGTATCGGCACCACGGTCAACGAAGTCGTCGGCCTGGTCGCCACCCGGTTCGTCATTGACCAGCAGTTCCCCGTCCCTCGGCAGGGCACGAGCCTGGTCACCTGGATCAGCTTCGACGAGCACCACCGCTGGTTCGGCCGGGGACACAAGACTCGTGCTGATCTGGGCCGCTTCGTGCTGACCGTCCAGGATGACGGCATGGTTCGCCTGGATATCCTGGTCGCCGAGTCCAAGTTCCGCCAGACCTTTGACGTCGGCTCGGCCGAGGAACAACTCAACCGCACCACCGACCTGTGCGAGGATGCCTTTCGCTCGGACGGCGAGGTTCGCCACGACCGTCCCTTCTGGCTGGACGAGCTTGCCGCCGCGATCGCTCAGAGCAGTGGAAACGTTTTAAAGGCTGCAGACCTTCCAGCTCGCACCGTGATCGGCGACGACGGCCACCGTCAGGTCGAGGCGAAGGTCCTTGACGCCCTGCGCTCCGAGGATGTCCAGCTCGGTCAAGTTACTGGCGTTGCTGTGGCTATCTCAGCCGAGGACGATCAGCCGGCTCCCGTGGTCGGAAGCCTCGGCAAGCACACCTTGGTGAGGTTGAACAAGCACGAGCTGCTGAACCTCATCGGCGCTCTGCGCGCAAATCAGGACCCCGCCGATGCAGACCCCCTTGTTGCCTCTAGGGACCTCGGCGGGACCGTGAAGGTCTCTGGCAGCGCCGTTCAGACCACCTTGACAGACATTTCCGCCAAACTGCCTACTCCGGAAGAACCGACGGCACCTGCCGAGGTGGTCGGAACGACTGCTCCAACAAACGTGCCGAGAGTGGTAATTGCGCGCCACTCTGCCGCAGAGGCGGATCCTGTCCCTCCGAAGGCTCACCGCGGTGGGCTCCCCGAGGAGGAGCTGCGGCTTCGATACAACAAGGTCGTTGACGTCTTCGTCCGCCACAAGGTCGCGGTCAGCTCCCCGGAGTTCGGCAAGTGGCAGGAGGGGCCCGGCTTCTACATCTTCCGATTCATCCCCAATCCTGGGGTCACCGTGGACAAACTGACCAACCGGCGTGACGAGATCTTCCTGGCTCTGGCGCTGCCCTCCGGGTTCAGCATTCGCACCCGCAGCGACCGCGGCTCCGTACTCTTCGAAATCCCCAAGATCGACGACGAAAAGTACGGGGTCGACGCCAAGGCACTGTGGCAGCAGTGCCCGGTCGATCCCGAGAGCCTCATCGCCCCGCTGGGCGCCGACATCGAAGGTAACCCGGTCACCATCGACCTCTCCTCCGCGGACTCACCGCACTTGCTGGTGGCTGGCACTACTGGATCAGGAAAGTCCGTTGCCCTGGACACGATCCTCAAGGGCTTGATCCGGTATGACAAGAGTGCCCTGCGACTCCGCCTCGTTGATCCCAAGGGCACCGAGCTTGTCGACTTCGAGGACGACCCTCACCTTGATGGCATGATCGGTATGGACGCCGCCGACGCGATCGAGATTCTTGAGGAAACCGTCAAAGAGATGGACGAGCGCTACAAGGACATGAAGGCGATCCGCGCACGCAAGCTCGTCGAGTACAACGCTAAGGTCGACAAAGCAGACCGAAAGCCATGGATCGTCGTCGTCCTGGACGAGTACGCCGACCTCACCAGCGACCCTGAAGAGAAGAAGCAAATCGAAGCACTGCTCAAGCGCCTAACGCAGAAGGCCCGCGCTGCGGGCATCCACGTTATCGCAGCCACGCAGCGCCCGAGCGCGGACGTTATCTCGACGACCATCCGCTCCAACTTCCCCGCCCAACTCGCTCTGCGGGTCAAGACCGCGACCGACAGTCGCATCATTCTGGACGAGACCGGAGCTGAAGCTCTGGCCGGACATGGTGACGCCTTTCTGCACACGGCGAAGGGCACCATACGACTGCAGGTGGCCTACGACGGGAGCTAA